Below is a genomic region from Pyrococcus kukulkanii.
TACTGGAGGACGTTAGGGATGTTGATGAGCTTTTCGAAATAATAAAGGAATTGAAATCTAAATCTTAATGTGCTTCCATTTTCCTCTCCTGAACACCAACCAGAACAGCCCAGCGGTTATGAACGTCTCAAGGCTCATCCCTATCCATGCCGCTATTACACCTAACCCCTTGAAAGTTAAGCCAGGGAAAGTTAACTTCCAGATGGTAAAGCTCGGAATCTTGAACCCAAATCCTAGCAGGTACGATGGAATTATCCTGAAGAGTAGCTTGCTAATTGAAGTTACATAAAGGGGGCTCTTAGTGTCTCCTGCCCCCCTTAGGGCACCACTTAAGACGAAGGTTACCCCGAGGGGAATTTCGCTTATCCCGACTATTATCAAGTATATTGACGCCAACTTCTTAACGACTTCATAGTTTGGATCTGAGCTCGATATAAATGGCTCAACAAGGTACCCTGGGAACGCGGTGAGGATAAAAGCCATAACGCTCATGAAGGCCGTTGTCATAAGTAATGCCTCTTTAACAACTCTCTCCGCCTGTTCGGGTTTTTTAGCACCTAAGCTCTGTCCCACTAAGGCGGATGTTGCTATGCTGAAACCAAAGGCTGGCATATAAGCTATGCTCTCTACTCTTAATCCTATTTGGTGAGCTGAGAGGGCTATCTTTCCGAACCTAGTTACTATACTCATGTACAAGAAGTTGTAGAAGCTGAACAATCCTCTCTCGAGCATAGTTGGAGTCCCTATTCTAAGGATCTTCTCTACTATGTCCCATCGTATTGTAAGGTCAAGCACTGGCTTCAGGATGAGTTTATGGGATATGAAAAGGTATAGCCCAGTGAGAAATGCCACCGTTATTCCAATTCCCGAGGCCCAAGCGGCACCTACGGGACCAAGTCTTGGAAATCCCAATGCCCCAAATACCAACAGGTAATCTAAGACCGCGTTTACCATGTTCATCAATATGTTGAGGAGCATTGGTGTCTTTGTATCCCCAGCTCCCCTTAGGGACGAGAAAAACGCGAAGCCAACGAACCTTATTGGATAAAATAGAAAGAGAACCTTCAAGTATGCATATGCTATTTCAAGGACTTCACCCTTGGCTCCCATTATCCTGAGGATTTCATCTCCAAAGAATATCCCAAACAACATTACGGGAATTCCCAAGATGAAGGCTATGTACATGCTCTGCTCGGCAACTCTTGACGCCTCCTCGTAGTTTCCTTCTCCTACTCTCCTCGCTACAACGGCAAGGGTTCCCGTTGCAACGGCCATCATTATTGGGAACATAAACCAGCTGACCATTCCTCCAAGGCCGACTGCTCCAAGTGCCACCGCGCTCACGTGACCCACTATCATAGTATCAACTAAGTTGAGAAGTGTCTGGCTTACGTTTCCTGTTATCGCGGGCCACGCAAGCTTCCAAAGTTTTTTTCTGAGCTCGCTCATTTTACATCACATTATAACAATCGTCTAAACGGTTAAAGTTCCATGGAATTTAAAAACCTTTAGCTTGTAGGTACGCATCTTTTTGGTTGAGGGCAGGGATGAATTAAAACTGTAGTGCTACGAGACGAAGAGGTGGGTAAATTGCCAAAAATACTTTTACAGTTATTAGACTTGCAAATGATCCAATGGCAATTTATAGATTTTTGGAAAGACTGCTATTATCAGGATTGAAAAGGACTTACCCTATGATTCATGGGAAGAATTTTTGAAGGCATTAGGAAAGTGTATTGAAAGAAATCCAACCCCTTAGCAAAAACCTTATATCTTCTTCGTTTGAAGAGTAACTTGTCTTTTGTTAAAGTTTTCAGGGGCGGGCAAATATGGCAGTAGTCGTAGTAACAGGAAGGGGGGGTGCTGGAAAGACCACCACAACAGCAAACTTGAGCACTTATTTCGCTCAATCTGACTACAGGGTTCTTGCAATAGATGGTGATCTTTATCTTCCAAACCTTGGTCTCCATTTCGCGTTAGACAACGTTAAGTACACGCTACACTCTGTAGTTAAAGATCCCAATATGGATCCTGAATGGGCAATATACAAGCATAAAGAAACGGGAGTCTACGTAATGCCTGGTAGCTCGAGGCTTGAAGATGTCCTGGGAATTTCGGGTCAAAGGTTGAAGGAAATAATAGAGAACTTAAAGTATAAGTATCCGCTTATATTTGTAGATTCGCCAACTGGAGTCCCCTTTGATACCCTTCCTGCGTTTGAAGTTTTTGACTATCAGATAATAGTTGTAGAGATAGAGAGGTCTCCTATTTACTCATTTGAAACCATGGTCGAGAATGAAGTTCTGAAGCTCAAGGCATTGGGAGATCGATTTGGTCTTGAAGTCGGGGTTGTAATAAATAAGGTTAGGGAGGCAGCGGATGTCATCGATAAGATAGTTGAGGTTATTGAGACTGATATAGGCGTTCCTGTTCTAGGGGTTATCCCCTTCGACGATGCCGTACCTGAATCCGTGAATGCAGGTATACCGGTTTTGGTGTATAAGCCTCATAGCGATGCCGCGATAGCTTTTAAAGAGGCTGGACAGCTAACCGAAGAGTGGATATTTGGCTCTTCTCCACAGAGGTGATACCATGAACGTTGAGGAAATTATAGAGAAAGTTGCGAAGGGTGAGATTAAGCTCCATCAGGTAGAAAACTATGTTAACGGTGATAAGAGGCTTGCAACCGAGATAAGGAGGAAGGCTTTGGAGAGGAAGCTTGGAATAAAGCTCGAGCACATAGGCCACTACAGCATAGATCCTAACCAGCTCATCGGGAGGAATATAGAGAACATGATCGGCGTGGTTCAGATACCAATGGGAGTCGCTGGGCCCTTAAAGATAAATGGAGAGTACGCTAAGGGAGAGTTCTACATTCCTCTGGCCACCACGGAAGGAGCCTTAGTCGCTTCGGTGAACAGGGGCTGCTCAGCCTTAACCGAGGCAGGTGGAGTCGTTACTACATTATTAGATGATAAGATGACGAGGGCTCCGCTGATAAAGTGTCCTAATGCTAGAAGGGCGAGGGAAGTTGCACAGTGGGTTCAGGAGAACCTTGAGTACCTGCAGGAGAAGGCGGTAAGTAAAGTCACGAGACACGGAAAGCTTAGGGGGGTTAAGCCCTTCATAGTGGGCAGGAACCTCTATCTTAGGTTTGAATTTGAGACTGGAGATGCAATGGGAATGAACATGGTCACAATAGCGAGCGAGGAGATAATGAAGGTTATCGAGGAGCACTTCCCCGATGTAAGGTACTTGGCACTATCGGGAAACCTCTGCGTGGACAAAAAGCCTAACGCCGTGAACTTCATCCTCGGCAGGGGGAAAACAGTCGTTGCCGAAGCTGTAGTCCCCAGGGAGATAGTTAAGAGGAAGCTGAAGACTACTCCAGAACTAATCGCGGAGGTAAACTACCTGAAGAACCTTGTTGGCTCTGCTCAAGCTGGTAGCTATGGCTTCAACGCCCACTTCGGCAACATAGTTGGGGCGATATTCCTAGCCACTGGGCAGGATGAGGCTCAGATCACCGAGGGCTCTCACGGGATAACCATAGCGGAAGTAACTCCAGAAGGTGACCTATACATAAGCATAACAATGCCAAGCTTGGAGATAGGAACTGTTGGAGGGGGAACTAGGGTTCCTACTCAGAGAGAAGCCCTTGAGATAATGGGCGTCGCTGGTGGAGGGGATCCTCCTGGGGTAAATGCTAAGAAGTTTGCTGAAATAGTTGCGGGTGCAGTTCTTGCAGGAGAGTTATCTCTACTTGCGGCTATAGCGGCTAAGCACTTAGCGAGAGCTCACAAGATGTTAGGAAGATGATGGAAATTAGGTATAAGCCCGTTGGGATAATTAGAACGCCCTTTAAGGTGCCGAAGGGCGTTCCCATCCAGCCTTCTGCAGCTAGGGGGGTTAGAGGTGAGGTTATAGTATTTCCTGAGTACACTGAAGGTTTGAAGGATCTTGACGGCTTTTCTCACATAATTTTGATTTATCACTTTCACTTAGCAAAACCGGGCTCTCTACTTGTAAAGCCGTACATGCATGATGAGTATCATGGGGTTTTTGCCACTAGGGCCCCAAGCAGACCTAACCCTATAGGAATTTCAGTTGTGAGGCTTCTGAGGATAGAGGGAAATGTTTTGCACGTTGAGGATGTTGATATAGTTGATGGGACTCCTCTCCTTGATATAAAACCGTATGTTCCTGAATTCGACGTTAGAAAAGTTGAGAGGATAGGATGGCTTGAAAAGAATGTTCACAAGCTTCCATACATTAGGGATGATGGTCGCTTTTCAGGGGGCTAAGTTTTTAAAATGCTATTTTAATTACCTATTGGAAGAAAAACTGCTGGGGGTGATGAAATGCCGGTTATAGAGGAGCTCCCAGCTGTTAAGTTTGAGAGGGTTGGAATGCACTCCCACATAAAAGGCCTGGGATTGGATGAGAACGGCAAGGCAAAATTCATTGGAGACGGGATGGTCGGTCAAGTTAAAGCTAGGGAAGCTGCTGGAATTGCTGTTAAGTTGATAAAACAGGGCAAACTCGCTGGCAAGGGTATTCTGCTTGTTGGTCCAACAGGAAGTGGTAAAACGGCAATAGCAATGGGCATAGCCAAGGAGCTTGGTGAAGACGTTCCCTTCGTTCAAATAAGTGGTAGTGAGATTTATTCTGCCGAAGTCAAAAAGACTGAATTCCTGAAGCAGGCCCTAAGGAGGGCCATTGGTGTTAGAATTAGTGAGGAGAGAAAAGTTTACGAGGGAATGGTCGAGAGGATAGAGATTAAGAGGACGAGGCACCCCTTCAATCCCTACATAGAGATACCTGAGAGCGTTAAGATAACGCTAAAGACAAAGGACGATGAGAAAACACTGAGGACAGGTAGGGAAATAGCATATCAGCTGCTTGAGCTCGGAATTGAGGAGGGGGATGTAATACAGATTGATGCCGAGACGGGAAGGGTTTCAAGGGTTGGAACAACAAAAGAAGAGGAGGGACTATTCTTCAGGAAGAAGGTGGAGCTTCCAACAGGCCCAGTTCTTAAAGTTAAGGAGTTCACCTATACGGTAACCCTTCATGACCTTGACGTCGTGAATGCGAGGGCTGGGGGAATATTCAGCCTTCTCTTTGGTGGAGGAATGGAGATAAACGATGAGATCAGGGAGAGGGTTGACCAGACCGTTAAGCAGTGGATAGAAGAGGGTAAGGCAACTCTAGTCCCAGGAGTTTTGTTCATCGATGAGTGTCACATGCTCGACATCGAAGCATTCTCATTCTTGGCTAGAGCAATGGAGAACGAGCTTGCTCCAATTTTAATCCTAGCAACCAACAGGGGAATGACAAAGATTAGGGGAACAGATATCGAGGCTCCACACGGAATTCCGCTGGACATGCTCGACAGATTACTTATAATCAACACCGAGCCCTATAAGAAGGAGGAAATCAGGGAGATCGTAAAGATAAGGGCTAAGGAGGAGGGAATAGAGCTCAGCGATGAGGCTTTAGAGTACCTTGCGGAGCTCGGTGAGAAGACCAGCTTAAGATATGCAGTCCAGCTGCTGGCTCCTGCAAGCATAATAGCTGGAGGCAAGAGGGTGGAGAAGGAGCACGTTGAGAAGGCCAAGGAGTACTTTGCCGATGTCAAGAGGAGCATAGCTTTCGTTGAGAAGCTTGAGGGAATGCTACGTTAGAGCACAGAGGATGTCAAAGAATGCTGAGCCAAGCCAGTGGACTATGAAGCTCGGGAGGAAGCTCCCCTCTTTTAAATCTATTATTGCAAATATTATGCCAGCGAGGAAGGAGTAAGGGATCTCTATTACGGGCTTTCCAATATGCAGAATTGCGTAGGGAATTGCTTGCCCTAATATCCCCATCCACTTGTTTTCCTTTGCAATGGGGAAGAGGAGAAAGCCCCTGAAGAACGCCTCATGGGTAAACATGACCACGCCCATTTTGAGCTCTCCTAGAATGAAGCTATAAACATCTGAGTAGGGGAACCTGGGGTAGTAACTCCTCATGCTCTCGTCAAGGAGTCCCAGGAAACTCATTATGACGGCGATTCCAATGAGTATTAGTGTACTCCTCCAGCTTTTTGGAAGTTTGAGACCAACGTCCTTAAGCTCTTTCCTGAACAGGATCACTGGAATTAGGAGATAGAAGAACACTAAATATGCTATCCACTCGTTAAACGTTCCCGGGATCCTTGAGGGAATGAACGCTATTATAAAAAGTGCCAGTATCCTGGGATTCATGTTGACTACTTTCTCAATACCCTTTTAAACTATCACCCCAGTAGTATACTACTGGGGTGATAGTTTGTACTTCGATCCAAAACCCAAGGAGAGGAGAGAGGATCTCTATGATAGAGATAAAGAGTTGGGTAAGCTAATTGACTTAGTAAAGAAAAACGCTCCCATTATAGTCGTAAAAGGAATTAGGAGGGTCGGAAAAACATCCTTAGTGAGGGTGGCCCTTAATGAAAGTCAGAGAAACTTCATCATCGTTGATTTGAGGGGAATTAACCCCAACTCTAGAAGAGACTTAGTTGTCAGGTTTCAGATGGCAATAAATGAGGCTCTTAAAAGGAGTAACGTACTGAAGCGTGTCCTTGCATCAGTTAGGGAGGTTGAGGTTTCCAAGTTTGGAGTAACAATATCTTGGAGAAGGGCAAGTGTCCTTGAGGATATTCTCCTGAAACTCCAGGACGAAAGATTTGTTGTTGTTCTAGATGAGGTACAGGATGCAAGGGGTCCCGTTGGAAAGTACCTTGCGAGTGTTATAGCTCACTTCTATGACTATGGGGATTTACCTTTTATCCTTACCGGAAGTCAGATTGGTCTACTCTATGACTTCTTAGGAGTTGAAGATCCGAGGGCTCCCCTCTACGGCAGGTTCCTCTACGAGGTTGAGGTTTCTCGATTTACTAGGGAACAGAGCCTTGAATTTTTAAGGCTGGGCTTCTCCCAGCTTGGACTTGATGCTGAGGATGAAATGCTTGAAAAGGTTGTGGAGGTGCTGGATGGGATTCCTGGGTGGCTAGTTCACTTTGGGCTCCTCGCGAAAACTCATGGTGCCTCTGAGAAAACCCTCGAGATGACTCTATCTCAAGCAAGCAGGCTTGCCCTTGGTGAGTTTAATGAATTCTTAAAACGGAGAGAGGTTGCTAGGAGGAGGTACGAAGCTGTAATGAAGGCAATTGCTAATGGAAAAAGGACTTGGAGTGAGATCAAGAGGGAGCTTGAAAAGCATGAAGGTAAAACTATCGCTGATTCTGTACTATCTAGAGTCCTTGAGGCTTTGGTTAAGGCCTCATTCCTTGAGAAAATTGTTGATGGAAGGAACATCGAATACAAGATTAGCGATCCAGTTCTTGAGTACGCACTTAAACGAGGAAGTTTATGATTGCCGGAAGGATAAATGCCGTGTAAACACCATTTAGGGCCATTCCTAGCCCGCTAACGGCTCCAGCGAGCTCGTCCTCAGTTATTATCCTTGCGGTTCCCAGTCCGTGGGAAGAAACTCCTGTCGCTAATCCTCTTGCCACCCTGTCCCTAACCCTGAAGATATTCAGGAGTTCCGGAGCTAGGGCGTTCCCCAGGATGCCGGTCAGTATTACCAACACTGCAGTCAAGGGAGGGATCCCTCCAATCTTCTCGCTCACGCCCATAGCTATTGCAGTTGTAACGCTCTTCGGTGCAAAGCTCCTCTGGAGGATTTCAGGGGCATGAAAGGCCTTCAGCATGTAAACCGCCGATAGTATCGCCGTACTTCCTCCCACCACAACCCCAACCGCGATTTCCTTCTTGTATTCCCTGATTATGGACAACTGCTTGTAGAGTGGAATAGCTAAGCTTACAACAGCTGGCCCCAGGAGGAAACTCAGAAACCTCGCTGATTCCATATATTCCTCATATTTAATGCTGGTGCCTTTGAGGATAATCGCTATCGTGACTATTGAGAGGAGGACTGGATTTAAAGCTGGGGTTCTCTTCTTTGCGTACATCCAGGAAAGGACCGTGTACAGGAAGAGCGTTAAGAATACTCCAAAAACATTCATCTCCTGAGCACCTCCACGGTCTTTGCAGTCACGAATAGAGTGATTATGAAGCTTAAAATTAGGGCAACTCCAATCGCAATCAAATTCTCCTTGAGGAGATCCAGGTAGAGTATTATTCCAACTCCTGGAGGGATGAACATAATGCTCATGTTCCTAACGAGAAATTCTCCTTCTCTCTCAACGTCTTCAAGTCTGACAATTCCAGTGATTAGTGCAAGGGTTAGTAAGAGCATCCCAAGAACGCTTCCCGGTATTGGTACCCCAGCACCTTCTATCAGCTCCCCCAGGAATAGAAAGCCGAATATTATCGTTAGCCCTTTGTACATTTTTCCACCCCCAAGCTATATATACCAATTCTAGGCTTAGTTTGATAGGTGTTAAATAATGCCCTACATAGAGAAGCTTGAGCTTAAAGGGTTCAAATCTTACGGTAATAAGAAGGTTGTCATCCCCTTCTCGAAGGGTTTTACCGCGATAGTTGGTGCCAATGGTTCCGGAAAGAGCAACATTGGAGATGCAATACTCTTCGTCCTCGGTGGACTCTCGGCGAAAGCCATGAGGGCAACGAGGATTAGTGATCTAATATTCGCTGGAACAAAAAGCGAGCCTCCGGCTAAATATGCTGAGGTAGCTATATACTTCAACAATGAGGACAGGGGATTCCCGATAGATGAGGATGAAGTTGTAATTAAGAGAAGAGTCTACCCAGATGGAAGGAGCACTTACTGGCTAAACGGAAAGAGAGCTACAAGAAGCGAAATCCTTGACCTCTTGAGTGCCGCAATGATCTCTCCCGAAGGCTACAACATAGTCCTTCAGGGTGACATAACGAAGTTCATCAAAATGAGTCCCTTGGAGAGAAGGCTAATAATTGACGATATATCAGGCATAGCGGAGTATGATGCTAAGAAGGAGAAGGCCCTTCAGGAGCTGAAGCAAGCTGAGGAAAACCTTGCGAGGGTTGATCTCCTTATAAGGGAGGTAAAGAAGCAACTGGACAAGCTCGAAAAGGAGAGGAATGATGCCCTGAGGTACCTTGATCTGAAGGAGAGGGTAAAGAAGGCTAAGGTTGCCCTGCTTCTCGGTGAGATAAAAAGGCTTGAGGAGGAGTTGTCCTCAAACGAGGCGAAGAGGAGTAGCATAGAGGAAGAAATTAAATCACTTGAGAGGAGAATAGAAGAAGTAGCTAGACTTATCGTCGAGAAGGAAAATGAGCTGAGGAAAATAGAAGAGGAGCTTGAGAGGGAGAGTAGTGAGGAGGCCCTCAAGGTAACGAGGAAGATTGGAGAGATAAACTCCAAGATAGAGTTAGCCAAGAGAAACATTGAGGTTGGAAAGAAGGAGCTTGATGAGGCCCAAGTGAGGCTGATAAGGGCTAAAGATGAACTGAAAAAGGTTCTCAGCGAGATAGAGAAAACCAAGGGTGCAATAAACAGATGGTCCAAGAGGAAGGATTCTCTAATAGATGAAATAAAGGCGAAAGAGGAGGAGAGAAACCTTCTAGTAGTTAGACTGGGGGAGATAGACAGGACTTTCGCCGTTGCAAGGGAAGAGTTTGATTCAGTGGTTGGGGAACTTGAGAATGCTAAAAAGGAGCTTTACGAAGGAGAAGCTGAGATAAGAAGGCTTGAAGGCGAAAAGGAAAAATTGCAGTCTCAAATTCTCGTTCTAAAGGCAAGGTTACCTGGTATAGATGAAAAGATTAGAGAGCTCAATTCTCTACTTGAGGAGAAAAAGGCCCAGCTTAGTGAGCTGGAAGGCAAGCTAGCCTCTATCTCCTCTCGCAGGAGAAAGGTTGAGGATGAAATTGAGAAAAAGGGGAGGGAGTTAGAGGAGGTAAAATCTAAGCTAGACTCCCTCGAAAAAGAGCTTATAAAAGCCGAGGCTCAAAGTGAGATAAGGGGGAATAAGGCAATAGATGCCCTAAAGAACTCGGGCATCCCTGGGATTTACGGAACCTTGGCTGAGCTGATAAGGGTTAGGGATCGTCAGTATTCGATTGCGGTTGAGGTTGCCCTCGGCAATAGGGCGGACAACGTAGTCGTTGAAGATGAGATTGTCGCCGAGAAGGCTATTAAGTTTCTGAAGGAGAACAGGCTTGGGAGGCTAACCTTCCTCCCCCTGAACAAGATAAAGCCAAGGAAACCAAATGATTCTGTCGGTATTCCAGTTACGGATGTAATCGAGTACGACCCCAGGATAGATAATGCAGTTAGGTTCGCCCTGGGTGATACGGTTATAGTTTCCTCCATGGAGGAGGCAAGGACCCATATCGGAAAGGTCAGGATGGTGACCTTGGAGGGAGAGCTCTATGAGAAGAGCGGAGCTATAACTGGAGGTCACTATAAGCCTAGAGGGTTGGCCGTAGATACGAGGAAGCTTAAGGAGGAAGTGGAGTCTCTAAAGGCCAAGAAGGAAGCCCTCGAGGCTGAGCTTAATTCTCTTAAAGTTGAGCTTAGGGCTTTGGAAAATCAAGGTTTTGAGCTTAGGATAAAGATCAGCGATATTGAAAAGGAAATAGAGATAACGAGGAAAGATCTTGATAGGCTTTTAGCTGAGAAAAAAGCGATAGAAGGGGAAATTAAGGATTCAGAGGGTAAAATAAAGAAAATAGAAGAGACAATTCATGCCAAGAGGGGAGAGCTGGCAAAGCTCAGGGGCAGGATAGAGAGGCTTGAAAAGAAGAGGGACAAGCTGAAGAAGGCCCTTGAGAACCCCGAGGCCAGAGAACTCAGCGAGAAGATAAGGCTGATAGAGGGGGAGATAGCGAAGCTCAGGGAGGAGCTCAGCAGGGTAGAGAGCAAGCTCGAGGCCTTTGAGTCAAGGCTTAACGAGGAGTTACTCCCCAGGAAGGCTTCATTAGAAGAGGAAATTGAAGGTTTAGTCAACAAGATAAACGCCCTCAAGGCCAACATAAAGGAGAATGAAGAGGCCCTCAAGGAGCTGACTAAGGAACTCGAATCACTTAGGGAAGAGGAAAGGGAAGTTTACTCTAAGATAGAGAGGGCCAAAGAGAGCAGGAAGAACCTAGAGGAGGAAATTTCTTCACTAAGGAAGGAGAAAGAGGAGCTCTCTAAGAGGATTCAGGAACTCAGAATAGAAGCAAACACCCTGAGGGTTAGAGACGTTCAGCTCAAGTCGATGCTTGAGGAGAAGAGGTCACAGCTAAAGCACTTCGACAAGGAGGTCATTAAGTCCATAAAGGAGATTCCCCTTGATCTCGAGGCCTTGAAGAGGGAAATAGAGGAGATGGAGGAGGAGATAAGGTCACTAGAGCCCGTGAACATGAAGGCCATAGAGGACTTTGAGGTGGTTGAGAGGAGGTACCTCGAGCTGAAGAGCAAGAGGGAAAAGCTTGAGGCCGAGAAGGAGAGCATAATAGAGTTCATTAACGAGATAGAGAAGGAAAAGAAGAACGTCTTCATGAAGACTTTTGAAGCGATAGCCAAGAACTTCTCCGAGCTTTTCGCTAAGCTGTCACCTGGGGGAAGCGCTAGGCTAATCTTGGAGAATCCAGAGGATCCGTTCTCAGGAGGGCTCGAGATAGAGGCTAAGCCAGCAGGAAAGGATGTCAAGAGGATAGAGGCTATGAGCGGTGGGGAGAAGGCTTTAACAGCCTTAGCCTTTGTCTTTGCGATTCAGAAGTTCAAGCCTGCACCATTCTACCTCTTCGACGAGATAGATGCTCACTTGGACGATGCCAACGTGAAGAGGGTCGCGGACTTAATCAAGGAGTCCTCAAAGGAGAGCCAATTCATAGTGATAACCCTTAGGGACGTCATGATGGCCAACGCGGACAAGATAATAGGAGTTTCGATGAGGGACGGCGTTAGCAAGGTAGTTTCGCTAAGCCTCGAGAAGGCAATGAGGATACTTGAGGAGATAAGGAGGAAGCAGAATGTTTGACGGGGAGGAATTTGAAAGGTGGGTCAGGCAG
It encodes:
- a CDS encoding MinD/ParA family ATP-binding protein; this translates as MAVVVVTGRGGAGKTTTTANLSTYFAQSDYRVLAIDGDLYLPNLGLHFALDNVKYTLHSVVKDPNMDPEWAIYKHKETGVYVMPGSSRLEDVLGISGQRLKEIIENLKYKYPLIFVDSPTGVPFDTLPAFEVFDYQIIVVEIERSPIYSFETMVENEVLKLKALGDRFGLEVGVVINKVREAADVIDKIVEVIETDIGVPVLGVIPFDDAVPESVNAGIPVLVYKPHSDAAIAFKEAGQLTEEWIFGSSPQR
- a CDS encoding RuvB-like helicase is translated as MPVIEELPAVKFERVGMHSHIKGLGLDENGKAKFIGDGMVGQVKAREAAGIAVKLIKQGKLAGKGILLVGPTGSGKTAIAMGIAKELGEDVPFVQISGSEIYSAEVKKTEFLKQALRRAIGVRISEERKVYEGMVERIEIKRTRHPFNPYIEIPESVKITLKTKDDEKTLRTGREIAYQLLELGIEEGDVIQIDAETGRVSRVGTTKEEEGLFFRKKVELPTGPVLKVKEFTYTVTLHDLDVVNARAGGIFSLLFGGGMEINDEIRERVDQTVKQWIEEGKATLVPGVLFIDECHMLDIEAFSFLARAMENELAPILILATNRGMTKIRGTDIEAPHGIPLDMLDRLLIINTEPYKKEEIREIVKIRAKEEGIELSDEALEYLAELGEKTSLRYAVQLLAPASIIAGGKRVEKEHVEKAKEYFADVKRSIAFVEKLEGMLR
- the tsaA gene encoding tRNA (N6-threonylcarbamoyladenosine(37)-N6)-methyltransferase TrmO — protein: MEIRYKPVGIIRTPFKVPKGVPIQPSAARGVRGEVIVFPEYTEGLKDLDGFSHIILIYHFHLAKPGSLLVKPYMHDEYHGVFATRAPSRPNPIGISVVRLLRIEGNVLHVEDVDIVDGTPLLDIKPYVPEFDVRKVERIGWLEKNVHKLPYIRDDGRFSGG
- a CDS encoding AAA family ATPase; protein product: MYFDPKPKERREDLYDRDKELGKLIDLVKKNAPIIVVKGIRRVGKTSLVRVALNESQRNFIIVDLRGINPNSRRDLVVRFQMAINEALKRSNVLKRVLASVREVEVSKFGVTISWRRASVLEDILLKLQDERFVVVLDEVQDARGPVGKYLASVIAHFYDYGDLPFILTGSQIGLLYDFLGVEDPRAPLYGRFLYEVEVSRFTREQSLEFLRLGFSQLGLDAEDEMLEKVVEVLDGIPGWLVHFGLLAKTHGASEKTLEMTLSQASRLALGEFNEFLKRREVARRRYEAVMKAIANGKRTWSEIKRELEKHEGKTIADSVLSRVLEALVKASFLEKIVDGRNIEYKISDPVLEYALKRGSL
- a CDS encoding CidB/LrgB family autolysis modulator — its product is MNVFGVFLTLFLYTVLSWMYAKKRTPALNPVLLSIVTIAIILKGTSIKYEEYMESARFLSFLLGPAVVSLAIPLYKQLSIIREYKKEIAVGVVVGGSTAILSAVYMLKAFHAPEILQRSFAPKSVTTAIAMGVSEKIGGIPPLTAVLVILTGILGNALAPELLNIFRVRDRVARGLATGVSSHGLGTARIITEDELAGAVSGLGMALNGVYTAFILPAIINFLV
- a CDS encoding MATE family efflux transporter; translation: MSELRKKLWKLAWPAITGNVSQTLLNLVDTMIVGHVSAVALGAVGLGGMVSWFMFPIMMAVATGTLAVVARRVGEGNYEEASRVAEQSMYIAFILGIPVMLFGIFFGDEILRIMGAKGEVLEIAYAYLKVLFLFYPIRFVGFAFFSSLRGAGDTKTPMLLNILMNMVNAVLDYLLVFGALGFPRLGPVGAAWASGIGITVAFLTGLYLFISHKLILKPVLDLTIRWDIVEKILRIGTPTMLERGLFSFYNFLYMSIVTRFGKIALSAHQIGLRVESIAYMPAFGFSIATSALVGQSLGAKKPEQAERVVKEALLMTTAFMSVMAFILTAFPGYLVEPFISSSDPNYEVVKKLASIYLIIVGISEIPLGVTFVLSGALRGAGDTKSPLYVTSISKLLFRIIPSYLLGFGFKIPSFTIWKLTFPGLTFKGLGVIAAWIGMSLETFITAGLFWLVFRRGKWKHIKI
- the hmgA gene encoding hydroxymethylglutaryl-CoA reductase (NADPH); this encodes MNVEEIIEKVAKGEIKLHQVENYVNGDKRLATEIRRKALERKLGIKLEHIGHYSIDPNQLIGRNIENMIGVVQIPMGVAGPLKINGEYAKGEFYIPLATTEGALVASVNRGCSALTEAGGVVTTLLDDKMTRAPLIKCPNARRAREVAQWVQENLEYLQEKAVSKVTRHGKLRGVKPFIVGRNLYLRFEFETGDAMGMNMVTIASEEIMKVIEEHFPDVRYLALSGNLCVDKKPNAVNFILGRGKTVVAEAVVPREIVKRKLKTTPELIAEVNYLKNLVGSAQAGSYGFNAHFGNIVGAIFLATGQDEAQITEGSHGITIAEVTPEGDLYISITMPSLEIGTVGGGTRVPTQREALEIMGVAGGGDPPGVNAKKFAEIVAGAVLAGELSLLAAIAAKHLARAHKMLGR
- the mrtA gene encoding CPBP family archaeomyxosortase MrtA is translated as MNPRILALFIIAFIPSRIPGTFNEWIAYLVFFYLLIPVILFRKELKDVGLKLPKSWRSTLILIGIAVIMSFLGLLDESMRSYYPRFPYSDVYSFILGELKMGVVMFTHEAFFRGFLLFPIAKENKWMGILGQAIPYAILHIGKPVIEIPYSFLAGIIFAIIDLKEGSFLPSFIVHWLGSAFFDILCALT
- a CDS encoding CidA/LrgA family protein yields the protein MYKGLTIIFGFLFLGELIEGAGVPIPGSVLGMLLLTLALITGIVRLEDVEREGEFLVRNMSIMFIPPGVGIILYLDLLKENLIAIGVALILSFIITLFVTAKTVEVLRR